One Vibrio sp. CDRSL-10 TSBA genomic region harbors:
- the rppH gene encoding RNA pyrophosphohydrolase, producing the protein MIDGDGYRLNVGIVICNNHGQVFWAKRYGQHSWQFPQGGIDEGESPEQAMYRELYEEVGLTKKDVKIIATSRHWLRYKLPKRLVRWDSQPVCIGQKQKWFLLRLDCDEAKINMQRGSTPEFDGWRWVSYWYPVRQVVSFKRDVYRRAMKEFASLAMPFRERKVKGKRKNRRG; encoded by the coding sequence GTGATAGATGGCGATGGTTACCGGCTTAACGTCGGTATTGTGATTTGTAACAACCATGGTCAGGTATTCTGGGCGAAACGATACGGACAACACTCATGGCAATTTCCCCAGGGCGGAATCGATGAGGGTGAATCTCCTGAACAGGCAATGTACCGGGAGCTTTACGAAGAGGTTGGTTTAACAAAAAAAGATGTCAAAATCATTGCAACCAGTCGTCATTGGCTCCGTTACAAACTGCCAAAACGTCTGGTTCGGTGGGACTCTCAGCCGGTCTGTATCGGACAAAAACAGAAATGGTTCTTACTGCGTTTGGATTGCGATGAAGCTAAAATTAACATGCAACGTGGAAGCACCCCTGAATTTGATGGTTGGCGCTGGGTGAGTTACTGGTATCCAGTCAGACAAGTGGTCTCTTTTAAGCGTGATGTGTATCGTCGTGCCATGAAAGAGTTTGCGTCATTAGCGATGCCGTTTAGAGAACGAAAAGTGAAAGGTAAGCGCAAAAATCGAAGAGGATAG
- the mutH gene encoding DNA mismatch repair endonuclease MutH translates to MKPEPQSEQELLDRAWQIAGVSFSDLAAEAAMPVPKDLTRDKGWVGQLLEWHLGASAGSKPEQDFAKLGIELKSIPISYSGKPLETTFVCVAPLTGIHGLTWEQSHVRHKLSRVLWIPVEGEREIPLAQRRVGSPLIWSPSAQEEAMLKADWEELMEFIVLGKVGQITARHGEVLQLRPKAANGKVKTEAYGSNGKPIRTLPRGFYLRTQFTARILASYYA, encoded by the coding sequence ATGAAACCTGAACCCCAGAGCGAACAAGAATTACTCGATCGGGCCTGGCAAATCGCCGGTGTCAGCTTTTCCGATCTGGCCGCGGAAGCAGCAATGCCAGTGCCCAAAGATCTTACCCGTGACAAAGGCTGGGTCGGACAATTACTGGAATGGCATTTAGGCGCCAGTGCCGGCAGTAAACCGGAACAGGATTTTGCCAAACTGGGCATCGAGCTGAAAAGTATTCCTATCAGCTACAGCGGTAAGCCACTGGAAACCACCTTTGTTTGTGTGGCTCCGCTGACCGGAATACACGGACTGACCTGGGAACAGAGCCATGTACGCCATAAGTTATCGCGTGTATTGTGGATACCGGTTGAAGGTGAGCGGGAGATTCCACTTGCCCAGCGCCGGGTCGGATCGCCGCTGATCTGGAGTCCGTCGGCGCAAGAAGAAGCGATGCTAAAAGCAGACTGGGAAGAGCTGATGGAGTTTATCGTGCTGGGCAAGGTCGGCCAGATCACCGCCCGCCATGGTGAAGTCCTGCAGCTGAGGCCCAAAGCGGCCAATGGTAAGGTCAAAACGGAAGCTTATGGCAGCAATGGCAAACCGATTCGCACTCTGCCGCGTGGTTTTTATCTGCGTACCCAGTTTACCGCCCGGATCCTGGCTTCGTATTACGCCTGA
- a CDS encoding DUF6482 family protein: MHKQQLDKWLHGNHKPGATLPKVYVIGCADATHYTVGVEVRHQIEPLMKGDEPMHFSSLEAAKQELAQLGFAQAYLRMSCAYEECGLEGGQRYSEIPLPLTRH, translated from the coding sequence ATGCACAAACAACAACTGGATAAATGGTTGCATGGTAATCATAAGCCGGGGGCAACCCTGCCCAAGGTGTATGTCATAGGATGTGCTGATGCCACGCACTACACGGTTGGGGTCGAAGTCAGACACCAGATTGAACCTTTAATGAAAGGAGATGAGCCGATGCATTTCTCTTCGTTGGAGGCCGCTAAACAGGAATTGGCCCAGCTTGGATTTGCTCAGGCCTACCTGCGTATGAGCTGCGCTTACGAAGAGTGTGGTTTGGAGGGAGGGCAGAGATACAGTGAGATCCCTCTGCCGTTAACCCGTCACTAG
- a CDS encoding DUF1127 domain-containing protein, which translates to MRHSIYLQLATLLLRADLRREERAWKRKVRRSAYDLPWHNTHLLKDIGLQPDGRPIGHSEPDEVKVERRVRHLRRILSARIPT; encoded by the coding sequence ATGCGTCATTCAATTTATCTGCAGCTGGCTACCCTGTTACTGCGAGCCGACCTCCGCCGTGAAGAGCGCGCCTGGAAACGTAAAGTGCGTCGCAGTGCTTATGATTTGCCCTGGCATAATACCCATTTGCTGAAAGATATCGGTTTACAGCCGGACGGTCGTCCGATTGGTCATAGTGAGCCGGATGAAGTCAAAGTGGAACGCCGTGTGCGTCATCTGCGCCGGATACTCAGTGCGCGAATACCGACGTAA
- a CDS encoding methyltransferase, which translates to MKSSTLHTKGFRFKQFAIQGGQSGMPVSTDGVLLGAWAFRDTPLRILDIGTGTGLLALMCAQRFEQAQIKAVDIDTHAFAAASHNVADSPWATRIRVVQQDILQADLKDPFDGIICNPPYFNSGETSQHSQRATARHTDSLSHSALIEAMSRLLSTNGRAALILPLVEGEQFIQLAQQRGWFVARRCEVRPSQRKPVHRLLFELQKTQSDCQFSTLTIQESDGYSADFIALTRAFYLKM; encoded by the coding sequence ATGAAAAGCAGCACATTACACACTAAAGGCTTCAGATTTAAGCAATTTGCTATTCAGGGCGGGCAAAGTGGCATGCCGGTCAGCACCGATGGCGTGTTACTTGGCGCCTGGGCGTTCCGCGATACGCCGCTGCGCATTCTGGATATCGGTACCGGTACCGGTCTGCTGGCGCTGATGTGCGCGCAACGCTTTGAGCAAGCACAGATAAAAGCCGTGGATATCGACACACACGCGTTTGCGGCCGCCAGTCATAACGTGGCCGATTCCCCCTGGGCAACACGTATCCGTGTTGTTCAGCAGGACATCCTGCAGGCGGATCTTAAGGATCCCTTTGACGGCATCATCTGTAACCCACCCTACTTCAACAGTGGTGAAACCTCACAGCACAGCCAGCGCGCCACCGCCCGACACACAGACAGCCTGAGCCACAGCGCGCTGATAGAGGCCATGTCGCGTCTGCTCAGCACCAATGGCCGCGCGGCTTTAATACTACCGCTGGTTGAAGGCGAGCAATTTATTCAGCTGGCGCAGCAGCGCGGCTGGTTTGTGGCCCGGCGCTGTGAGGTTCGCCCATCACAACGCAAACCTGTACACCGCTTACTGTTTGAGCTACAAAAGACACAGAGTGACTGCCAGTTCAGTACATTAACCATCCAGGAATCTGATGGTTACAGTGCCGACTTTATTGCCCTTACCCGGGCGTTTTATCTTAAGATGTGA